The genome window TGAACGCTACATCGCGCGGCTATGGAACGAATCGCTGCCGGCCGAACTGGCCGCCGAAGGCGCCCGCGCGCCGCACACGGACAAGCCGGCCATCATGTAGAGGCAGGCGCGCTAACGCCGGCGCTCGATCTCCATCCGGTAGCTGAAGCTGGCCGCCGGGTGCCAGTTGAACGAACAGATGACGCTGCCCGCCGCCGAGAAATAGTGGCGGATCAGGCACAGCGCGATCGCCTCGCGCTGGTCGCCCAGCAGCGGCCGCAGATGGGCCGGCATGGGTTCGGCGCGGATCTCCTGCGTGGCCCGCACGATGGATTCGCCCGCGCGGGCCTCGATATGGGCATAGAAGGGCCCCACGCAGCCGGGCAGCTCGGGGCCTATCCACGCCAGCCGCTCGGGCAGGAAGGAGCTGGTGCAGCAGATGGGCGCGCCGCCCCGCTCGGTCCAGCGCACGCTGTCCACCTGCAGCCAGCGGTCGCCCTCGCGCGCGCCCAGCATGGCCGCCGTGGCCGCGTCCAGCGCCACCAGGGTCGAGGCGCGGATCTCCACATGGGTGTCCAGCGCGTACTGGAACAGGTCGGACAGCGAGGCGATCGACTGCTGGTAGGCGCGCCGCGACCGCGACGCCAACACCACCGTCCCGATGCCCGCGCGGCGTTCGACCATGCCGTGTTCGACCAGGTGGGCCAGCGCGGCGCGTATCGTGTAGCGGCTGGCCTCGAACTCGCGGCACAGCTGGCCTTCGGTGGGGACGTGGCCGCCCACCGGGTAGATGCCGTGCTCGATGCGAGCCAGCAGCGCATCCAGGATCTGGCGGTAGCGGGGGCTGTCGCCGGGCGGTGTTTTCGGGTCTCGTGCTGCCGGCATGCCGCGGGGGATACGCAAGTTTCGGTGTAGGGGAAAAGTACCCGGGAAGATAGCACGCAGGGCGGGCGGCGCATGCGGAAAAGCGCCCGGCCATGCTAGTCTATGGGGTTGCTTTTCGCTTCCGGAGTCCGGAACGTTCCGGACTCCGACCTCAGGAGACTGGCATGTATCAGGACCTCGCCCTTTACATCGACGGCGAATTCATCCAAGGCGGCGACCGGCGCGAGCAGGACGTCGTCAACCCCGCCACCGGGGAAGTGCTCGGCAAGCTGCCCCACGCCTCGCGCGCGGATCTCGACCGCGCCCTCGCGGCGGCCCAGCGGGCCTTCGAAAGCTGGAAGAAAACCTCGCCCCTGGAGCGTTCGCGCATCCTGCGCAAGGTGGCCGAACTGGCGCGCGAGCGTGCCCAGCAGATCGGACACAACCTGACGCTGGACCAGGGCAAGCCGCTGGCCGAGGCCGTGGCCGAGATCATGACCTGCTCCGAGCACGCCGAATGGCACGCCGAGGAATGCCGCCGCATCTATGGCCGCGTGATCCCGCCGCGCAACCCCGCCGTGCGCCAGTTCGTCGTGCGCGAGCCGGTGGGCGTGTGCGCCGCGTTCACGCCCTGGAATTTCCCGTTCAACCAGGCCATCCGCAAGGTCTCGGCGGCCGTCGCCGCCGGCTGCACCATCATCCTGAAAGGCCCGGAAGACACGCCCAGTGCGGTGGTGGCCATGGCCCAGCTGTTCCACGACGCCGGACTGCCCCCGGGCGTGCTGAACATCGTCTGGGGTGTACCCAGCGAGATATCTTCCTACCTGATCGAATCGCCCATCGTGCGCAAGATCTCGTTCACCGGCTCGGTGCCGGTGGGCAAGCAGCTGTCGGCGCTGGCCGGTGCCCACATGAAGCGCACCACCATGGAGTTGGGCGGCCACTCGCCGGTATTGGTGTTCGACGACGCCGACGTCGAGCCGGCGGCCGAGATGCTGGCGCGCATGAAGATCCGCAACGCCGGCCAGGTGTGCATCTCGCCCACCCGCTTCTACGTCCAGGAAAAAGCCTACGACAAGTTCGTGGCGCGCTTCACCGATACCATCGCCTCCATCAAGGTCGGCGACGGCCTGGGCAAGGGCGTGGAAATGGGTCCGCTGGCCCACGAGCGCCGGCTGATGGCCATGGAAACCTTCCTGGACGACGCCAGCCAGCGCGGCGGCCGCATCGTGACAGGCGGCTCGCGCATGGGCGAAAAAGGCAATTTCTTCTCGCCCGCGGTCGTGACCGACATCCCCGACGATTCCAAGCTGATGACCGAGGAACCCTTCGGCCCCATCGCCCCGGTCACGCGCTTCAAGACCACCGAGGAAGTGC of Pigmentiphaga sp. H8 contains these proteins:
- a CDS encoding GntR family transcriptional regulator, with amino-acid sequence MPAARDPKTPPGDSPRYRQILDALLARIEHGIYPVGGHVPTEGQLCREFEASRYTIRAALAHLVEHGMVERRAGIGTVVLASRSRRAYQQSIASLSDLFQYALDTHVEIRASTLVALDAATAAMLGAREGDRWLQVDSVRWTERGGAPICCTSSFLPERLAWIGPELPGCVGPFYAHIEARAGESIVRATQEIRAEPMPAHLRPLLGDQREAIALCLIRHYFSAAGSVICSFNWHPAASFSYRMEIERRR
- a CDS encoding NAD-dependent succinate-semialdehyde dehydrogenase — its product is MYQDLALYIDGEFIQGGDRREQDVVNPATGEVLGKLPHASRADLDRALAAAQRAFESWKKTSPLERSRILRKVAELARERAQQIGHNLTLDQGKPLAEAVAEIMTCSEHAEWHAEECRRIYGRVIPPRNPAVRQFVVREPVGVCAAFTPWNFPFNQAIRKVSAAVAAGCTIILKGPEDTPSAVVAMAQLFHDAGLPPGVLNIVWGVPSEISSYLIESPIVRKISFTGSVPVGKQLSALAGAHMKRTTMELGGHSPVLVFDDADVEPAAEMLARMKIRNAGQVCISPTRFYVQEKAYDKFVARFTDTIASIKVGDGLGKGVEMGPLAHERRLMAMETFLDDASQRGGRIVTGGSRMGEKGNFFSPAVVTDIPDDSKLMTEEPFGPIAPVTRFKTTEEVLKRANSLPFGLASYVFTNSLKTATAVSNGLEAGMVNINHFGVALAETPFGGVKDSGIGSEGGVETFDGYLVTKFITQI